The stretch of DNA GGGTTCCGGAAGATTTATTGGGTACGATGTTGTGGCTGGTTTCGCCAGCTTCTGCGTTCGTTACCGGCATTGTGGTGCCCGTCGATGGCGGATTTTCAGCTTTCAGTGGAGTGTGAGTCAATGGTCATAGGTTCAGGTTTTCTCGATCAGTTTATCAGTGCTGAAACAGCCAACGAGATCGTTGGCGAGGCGCTTAATTCACTGCCACTGGAGGGCAAACGGGTATTGATCCTCATTCCGGACGGGACGCGCAGTATGCCGATGCCGCTGATGTTCAGTTTGTTTGAAGAGCATCTTTCCGGGCGGGTTGCCGCCCTGGATTACCTGGTCGCCCTTGGCACTCACCAACCGATGACGGATGCACAATTAACCCATCTGGTTGGAAGGAGTGTTACCGACGGGAAAGTTGGAAGCAGCACCATTTTTAATCACCGCTGGGAAGACCCTGAAACCTTCATCCAGGTTGGCATCATCCCCGAAGATGAGATTCATGAACTTTCACAAGGGCACATGCGGCAGGATGTCGCCGTTCGGCTGAATAAGCTGATCATGGATTATGATCATCTCTTGATCTGCGGACCGGTATTTCCCCATGAAGTGGTGGGCTTTTCTGGCGGTAATAAATACTTTTTCCCGGGCATCGCTGGCGCTGAGATTATCAATTTCACGCATTGGCTGGGAGCGACCCTCACCAGTTTCGATATTATTGGTTCCGGATACACTCCCGTACGGGCGGTGATTGACCGGGCTGCTTCTATGATACCCAAACCGGTGCATTGTTTTTCCCTGGTGGTAACCTACGAGGGGTTAGCCGGGCTTTATTTTGGCAGTGCACAGGAAGCATGGAAGGCTGCTGCCAATCTTTCTGCCCAGAAGCATATTATCTATGTGGATCAGCCTTATCAAAAGGTGCTTTCGATCATGCCTGAACTGTATGATGATTTGTGGACAGCCGCCAAGGGCATGTATAAATTGGAACCTGTTGTGGCGGAAGGGGGAGAGGTGATTATTTACGCACCGCATATCGATGAGGTCAGTTATACCTACGGAGATATTATCGACGAGGTTGGCTACCATTGTCGGGACTTTTTCGTAAAGCAATGGGAGCGTTACAAACATTACCCACACGGCGTGCTGGCACACTCCACCCATTTACGCGGTCTAGGTACCTACGACGCCGCCACTGGCGTTGAGACGCCGCGCATCAAGGTGACCCTGGCATCCGGCATCCCGGCTGATCGCTGCCAGCGCATTGGATTGGGCTATCTCGACCCGCACTCGATCAATCTGGATGACTGGGTTGACAAAGAGGACCAGGGAATCCTGGTCGTCCCGCGAGCGGGAGAAATGCTGTACCGAATCAAAAAACAATAAAAATTTTTAACGAAACGAGGCACATATGAACCAATATGGATTGAACATCAAAGAAACGGGTGCGCTTGATTTTGTCTCCCTGGGAGCGCTGGTAAACCGGTTGGATCCCGGCGTAATCCCCTTTCGGAAGGCAACCCAATGCCAGATCCACGTAAGCGGCGGCGAGTTTAATTGTGCAGCCAACCTTGCGGACTGCTTTGGCTTGAAAACCGGTATTGTGACGGCAATGGTCGATTATCCGATCGGCGATTTGATCGCAGAGCGGGTGAAGGCGATGGGCGTAAAACCTTTTTACAAACGCTTTGCACATAACGGGGTTAACGGTCCCAACATGGCGACGGTTTATAGTGACCAGGGCTTTGGTGTGCGCCCGCCGGTGGTATTTTACAATCGCTGTAACGAAGCCGCAGCCCAATTAAAGCCCGGGGATTTTAACTGGGATGAAATCTTTGCCGGGGGCGTTCGCTGGTTTCACAGCGGCGGCATCTTTGCTGCGCTTTCAGAAACCACCGGACAGGTCATTATCGAAGGGATGAAGGCGGCCAAAGCAGCGGGCGCAGTGGTCTCCTTTGATTTGAATTATCGTGAAAAATTGTGGAGTATCTGGGGCGGGCAGGGCGCTGCACAGTCGGTGCTGTGCGAAATAATGAACTATGTTGATGTACTGGTGGGCAATGAAGAAGACATGCAATTGGGACTCGGTGTTTCTGGTCCGCAGGTGGAAAAAACCTCAAAGCTGGACCCGAGAACCTTCATTGACATCATTGGAGAGGTTGTCAGCCTGTTCCCCGGCATTAAAGTGGTCACGACCACACTCAGAGAAGTCAAAAACACCATGCAGCATTCCTGGAGCGCAGTCGCATGGATCAACGGGCAGACTTATATTGCCCCCACGTGTGACCTTGTTGTGTATGATCGCGTGGGCGGTGGCGACGGCTTTGCCTCGGGAGTGTTTTACGGTCTGCTCACAGGGGAAGATGAACAACAGGCGGTGAACCTCGGCTGGGCGCACGGTGCGCTACTGACGACCTTTCCAGGCGACACGACGATGGCCAGTGTGGAACAGGTCAAAGCATTTGCTTCAGGCGGATCCGCGCGAATTCAGAGATAAAAATACAATGTCAGAGAAAATCAACATTGCTGTAATTGGAACTGGTCGCATGGGAAGTGTGCATGTCGGCAACCTGGTCAATCGCATACCTGAAGCCAACCTGGTGGCCCTTTGTGATATTAAATTGGATGTTGTTCAGGCTGTGGCCAAACAATGGGAGATCAAACGAGCGGTTCAGCACTATCAAGATCTGTTGGAAGATAAGGCAATTGAAGCCGTGTTGATTGCCACCAGCACCGACACCCATGCTGAAATCCTGAAGGATTGCGCCAATGCTGGGAAGCACATCTTTTGTGAGAAGCCCCTGGCGCTGGATCTCAATGAGATCGATGAAGCGCTTTCAGTGGTTGAACAGGCGGGCGTGAAACTCCAGGTTGGGTTTAATCGCCGGTTTGATAAGAACTTTCGGCAAGTGCGCCAGATCGTCAAGTCGGGAGAATTGGGGCGCCCTTGCCTGCTTAAGATCACCAACCGCGACCCGGCATTGCCTTCTTTAGAATTTCTGCGCGCCTCTGGTGGCCTTTTCCTGGATATGACCATCCATGATTTTGATATGGCGCGCTTCCAGATCGGCGAGGTGGACGAGGTGTATGCAACCGGCTCGGTATTAATTGATGAAGCGCTCAAGGAATTTGGCGATTTGGATACAGCCGTGATCAGCTTAAAATTTAAAGATGGCACCCTGGGTTCGATTGATAACAGCCGACAGGCGGTTTATGGGTATGATCAGCGCGTGGAAGTGTTCTGTCTGAACGGTACAGCCATGGCGGAAAACGAAACTGAACACACTGTTGCAAAGGGCAACCTTGAAGGCTTCCATACTGCCCGGGTTGAAGCGTTTTTTATGCAGCGTTATGGTCCCTGTTATGTCGAAGAAGTGCGGGAGTTTCTACGCTGCGTCCGGGACGATCAACCTGTACCGGTCTCCGGCGAAGACGGCCGGCAGGCTGTTGTTCTGGGCTATGCTGCCTGGAAATCCTTCCACGAAAACCGCCCGGTAAAGGTGTCCGAGATCGCTGGATGACCTTCCCTAACTGATTTTTTCTATATTACAAAAACACCCGCTGCGGGCAAACCCGGCGGGTGTGATTTTTTTACAAATTTGCTGTTGAGTCGCTGTTTTTCCTTGAGCGATTAGCCTTGACTATCTTCAATTCCTAAGAATTTTTATTCCGGTCGTCTTCAATCATCTGGTTCAAAATGGGAATGATTTCCAAGGCATCGCCGACAATTCCCAGGTCAGCAACATTTAATATGGGTGCCTCAGGGTCTTTATTGATGGCAATGACGGTTTTCGATGCGCTCATCCCGACCAGGTGCTGTACAGCGCCACTAATTCCCGCGGCGATATACAATTGTGGTCCAACCGTTGTGCCAGATTGCCCCACCTGGTGAGTGTGTGGAATCCACCCCTGCTCGACAATAATTCGAGATCCGGCTGTGGTTCCACCCAATTGGTCGGCAAGGGTTTTAAGCATCTCGAGGTTGGCGGCTTTTCCCATGCCTCTGCCTCCCGAAACAATGATGCGGGCATCGGCAATGCCAACCTGGTCGTCAGCATCCAGGTTTTCAGACTGTACCAGACGGGTGCGGATGGCTGCCCGGCTCATGGTCAGGGGGAATTCAACCACTTCTGCCAGACGAGATGGGTCTGGTTCCAGCGCTGGGAAGACATTCGGACGGACGGTGGCCGTTTGGGGGCGGGTGTGGGGTGTGATGATTGAAGCCATGATATTGCCGCCAAATGCCGGGCGAGTTTGCACCAGTTGCCCGTCGTCATCGATGGATAAGCGGGTGCAATCGGCCGTCAAGCCCAGCCGCAGGCGTGCCGCCACTCGGGGTGCCAGATCGCGACCATGGGGCGTGGCGCCGTAGAGAACAACCGAAGGCATCTCAGACGCAATCACTGCGCTGAGAGCTTGCGTATAGCCTTCCGTGGAATAGGTGTCTAAAAATTTGTGCTGACAGAGAATCACCCGGTCAGCGCCGTAGTTCCCCAAATCAGCGGGGTCAAAATTGGTTTCAGCGGCGATGATCACTGCGCTCAATTCCTGTCCGAGTTGATCTGCCAGTTCACGCCCTTTGCCAAGCAGCTCCAGAACGACCTTGCGCGGCTTACCGTTTTCCAGCTCAGCCCAAACAAAAACGCCCTTGTATTTTCGCAGTTCTTCCGCATCAATCTGTTTGCGCTCAATGTGCAGCGCCTCAAAGGGGCACACGTTGACACACGCACCGCACAGGGTGCAGGCTGAACTGACTTCCAGGAAACCATCGACAATTGATAGGGCGCCAAAGGGGCAATTGCCAATACAAATTTTGCAACGGGTGCATCGATCGTGGTTGATATTCAGCATGGTTTATTTTGCTCCGGATCGATTATTTTCCAGGAAATGGTTTTCTTTGAGGAAACTAAAAATTTCCCTGGCTGCTTCAGCCGGTTCAAGGTCTTTGAGGACGCGACTGTCTTTCTTTGTAGGTGGGGGGAAGACCTTGACGACCTGGGTGTAAGAGCCTTTCAAGCCCAACTTTTCCTCATCCAATGACAGGTCACCCGCGGTTATGATTTCAATGTTTTTGCGATGGGCATCGATGACCGCATCCAGTGAAGGCGCTCTGCGTTGGGTTTCACCTTTTGTGATGGTGACCAACGCAGGCAGGGCTGCGTCGAGCACCTCGATGCCGTGCTCCGCTTCACGTTTGACCTGCACACGCCTCCCGTCTGCCGTCAGGTTCACATTCGTGCCATAGGTGATTTGTGGTAAACCCAAAATTTCTGCGATTTCAGGTCCAACCTGGGCGGTATCACCATCAATGGCCTGTTTACCAGCCAGGATCAGGGTGAAGTCCGGGATCAATTGGCGGATGACTTCAGCCAGGGTATAAGCGGTTGCCCAGGTATCGGCGCCGGCGAATTTTCGGTCGGTTAACAGGATAGCCCGATCAGCGCCAAGCTCCAAACAACGCCGCAGGGCGTCCTCAGCTTGGGGAGGTCCCATGCAGATAGCAATAACCTCGATATCTGCGTCGGCTTGTTTGATGCGAGCGGCATGGTCAAGGGCATATTCGCAGAAAGGATTGAGGATCGATTGGACCCCCTCGCGAAGGAGTGTGCCCGTGGTTGGATCCACCTGTACATCGGTGACTTCAGGGACCTGTTTAACGCAAACAACGATTTTTTTCATGCGCACACCTCGCAGGGAAATAGATCACCCGGGTTGAGTAAATAATCAGGGTCGAAGACGGCTTTCACATGCTGCATTTGTGAAATCTGTTCCGGGGTGAACATTAAGGCCAGAAAATTTTGTTTGATTTTGCCTATGCCATGTTCTGCAGAAACAGCGCCGCCCCATTCGACGGCTTTTTGTGCAAAAAGCTGATAAAGTTCAAGTCCCTGGTTCAGTTCCTCGATACTCCGGGGCAGGATGTTTACATGAATGTGGTTATTGCCAATATGTCCAAATGCAACCCATTCCAGGTTGAGGGCATCACAATTTTCCTGGTAGTGAGTCCAGATGTCCATCAGGTGATCATCAGGAACAGCCAGGTCAGTGCCGAGTTTGTGCAGTTTAGGGATTGATTTTTTACGCTCAGCAATAATACTGTTGACGGTTTCAGGCAGCAAGTGACGGAAGACTTTAAAGCGTTCTAACTCACGCGGCTCGTGTGCCGCCCAAGAAAGGGCAGGGTCAGCGCCATGCTGACGGATGATTTCCTGAAGCAGAACCAGGTGATCGTTGTTGGATTGCGAGTCGTAATTCAGCTCGAAGAACAGGGCTGAGCGCGCCTCGTCTGGAATCGGGGGCATGTTGACGGTCGAAGGCGCTTCAGCCTGCACCCGGCGCAACAAATTCAGCGCGTTGCCGGAATAGAATTCGAGGAAATCGAGCTTGATTCTCTGGTCGGAGCGCAGAGAAGCGGTGAGGCGGACTGCCTGGTAATCGTCTTCCAGGAATTGAACGATGGAAATTTTCGGCTCGCTTTTTATCAGCGCCACGTCCACCTGCGTAACAATGCCCAGTACGCCTTCAGAGCCAATGAACAAGTCAATCAGGTCCATGCCGGGGGCGGTGAAGAAACCCGCGGCGCACTTGGTCTCGGGTAAGCGATAATCCGGTATGGTAAGGGTGCGCCTTTCCCCAGCCGTGTTGACGATTTCAAACGTGCCTTCCTCAGAGGCAAAATACTTGCCGCGCGGGATATCGATAAATTCGCCATTAGCCAGGACCACCCTCAGCCCGCGTACCCAGTTGCGGGTGGCGCCGAAGCGGAAGGTACGGGCGCCGGAAGCATTGGTTACCACGGATCCGCCCAGCGAGGCGCTCATTTCCGTCGGGTCAGGTGGATACAAGTAGGTATCGGCGTCGGCTTTGAAACGTTCGTAAGAACGCCTGACGGATGCGTCCTCTGTTTTTTCAAGGTCGGGGAAGCGTTTACTTTTTAGCATGGCTTCCAGACTCTTCAGGCTGACGTACGCGCCTGCCCGGAGGACCCATTCCTGGTGGTCTTCGTCGAAAAATAGACTTTCGACCCGGTCAAAGCGTTCCAGTGAAACGATCGCGCCACAGGCTGGGACACTGCCACCCACCAGGCCAGTGCGCGAACCAGCGATGGTAATCGGGATGCTCTGCGCGGACATTGCCTGGATTACAGCAACCAGCTCAGCTTCATCCCTGGGGATGAAAAGATGGTTGGCGTCGGTTGAGACCAGTTTTGATTCATCGGTCAGGTAGATCGGATAATCTGTTTTGATGGCTTCATAGCCATCGATTCGTTTTACTGTTTTGAAGTCGGCTCGGGATGCTGGTTGGGAAATAATCGTATGCATCATTGCTCGCGTTCTATTTTGGGGTAAACCATGCCGATTTGGGCAAGTTAGCCACTGAGATTGCCGTATATGTCTTCGAGTATGGGTTTTAAATAAGCGAGATTCTTTTCTCCGGCAGTGTGGACATCTGGTAGGGGCAGGAATTCACCCGAGATGAAACCGGAATAACCGGTATCGATTAGCGTGCGTAAAATGGATGGAAAATCCAGGTGCCCGCTGCCAGGAGACCAGCGGTTTGAATCAGCGACATGAAAATGGAAAATACGTTCATTGCACAGGCGCAGGCTGTCTTCAATGATGGGTTCTTCAATATTCATGTGGAAGGTATCCAGCAACAGACCAAAATTTTGGCTGCCGACAGCATCGATTAAATCCATTCCCTGTGCAACGGTGTTGATCAACGAGGTCTCATAGCGGTTGATGGGTTCGAGCGCCAAACGCACGCCTGCATCTTCTGCTGCCTGGCTGCAATCCTTGAGCGCGGACCGCAGCCATTCCATGGCCTGTTCGTGTGAGTCGCCTGGTTTCAGCACGCCGCGGATCAGACCGATGATGACCACGGCATCAAAATGAGCCGCCAGGGGCAGGTGGCTTTTGATGCGCTCAATCGCAGCCTGGCGGATGGATGGGTCAGAAGCGGTGAAAGAAAGCCCTTCATCGTTCCAGGCTTGTCCTGTGCCGATGGCTGGCACAGCCAACCCAAGTTCACTGACCAGTGCGGATAGTGAGGGAAGGTCGATTTGCTTCGGGTCACGAATGGCAAGTTCGGCGCCGGTATACCCCATTTGCTTGAGTACAGACAGATTATGGTGCAGATCGCCAGAGAAGGTGGCGGCTGCAAATTGGGTTTGCTGGGCGGTTACAACCATTGAGAGCTTCATTGGACACCTCAAGTTGAGGCGCCAGCAGCCAATCAGTTGCTGGCGCCTTGTGAAAGCAATTTTTTACAAATTAGCCAGGTAGGTGACCTTACACTGCGAACGATCGGTTTGAAGCTGGATGATGTTTTCAGGAACTTCAGCCAGGCTGATCTGCTTGGTGCTGATCAGGGTCATATCCATGCCGTCTGCCATGCAATCAATTACACGGGGGAAGGTGCCGTGACCAGAGTGACCCTGGGCACCGATGATGCTGGCTCGGCGAACCTGCAGCACCTCGCCAGTAACAGGCATCTTTGCCTCAGCGCGTGCCGTTACAACGACCTTGCTGTTCAGCGTCCGGCCTTCCCAGATCACTTTTTCGATATCCGGGTAGACCACCTCGGGTAGCCCGGTGGCTTCCATGAACAGGTCAGCACCCATACCGTTGGTTAATTCCAGGACGGTCTCAGCGAAATCCTCATTAAGCGGGTTGATATGGTAATCCGCGCCGAGTTTGAGAGCCATCTTGCCGCGATCTTCCTGGGTTTCGGAAATGATCACTTTGGAAGCCCCAGCGCGTTTGAGAATGGCACAGGCAGCCAAACCAACCGGACCGCCACCCAGGACCACCGCGCGGTCGCCAGGGCGAATGCCCCCGCCGCGTTCGATAACAGCATTGTAAGCCACGCAGGTGGGCTCCACAAGGCTGCCGGCTAAGAAGAGCTTATCTTCGGGGTAGCGCTCTTTGAGGGGTTCCAGGCTCCACAGGGTGCGGGCAGGCACAACCAGATATTTGGTAAAGGCACCGTGAACGTTAAAGCCGATTTCGTCCAGGCGCTCACAGTGATTGGGCCAGCCATCCGCACAGGGCTTACAAGAACCGCACCACAACATTTCTTCGGTGGTCACTTCTTCGCCCCCCTTATAGGGCTTGTTGGTGTTTTTGTCGTAGGCGTTTTTGCCCGCCTCGACCACCACGCCGGAAAGCTCATGCCCCAGGATGCTGGGGAAGCCTGTCAGGCCGGGGTAAAAGATGTAGCCATCGGCTTCAGCCTGCGCCATGTGGACATCAGAACCGCAGATACCGCAGGCTTTAACTTCGATTAAAACCTCATCATCGCCGGGTACGGGAATATCATATTCGCGAATTTCAATCCTGGGGTTGCGCCATACCTGGCTACCGAGGTAGGTCTGGCGTCCCTCAATATCTTTGGGACCCAGTTTAAAACCTGGTTTTGGGTCCCAATCTGCAATCAGGGTCACGCCTTGCATTTTCTCTTTCATTATCAGTCTCCTTCAATCAAATCAGGATGATTATCAGACTTCGGTGCCCTGACCAATGCGAGGGATGCCGTAGACTGTCTTCCAACCTTCGCTCAGAGGTTCACGCAGATAGGGCTCCATGTCCTTCTCTGTGCGCAAGGTCACTTTTTCTACTGGGGGAACTTCGC from Brevefilum fermentans encodes:
- a CDS encoding lactate racemase domain-containing protein; this encodes MVIGSGFLDQFISAETANEIVGEALNSLPLEGKRVLILIPDGTRSMPMPLMFSLFEEHLSGRVAALDYLVALGTHQPMTDAQLTHLVGRSVTDGKVGSSTIFNHRWEDPETFIQVGIIPEDEIHELSQGHMRQDVAVRLNKLIMDYDHLLICGPVFPHEVVGFSGGNKYFFPGIAGAEIINFTHWLGATLTSFDIIGSGYTPVRAVIDRAASMIPKPVHCFSLVVTYEGLAGLYFGSAQEAWKAAANLSAQKHIIYVDQPYQKVLSIMPELYDDLWTAAKGMYKLEPVVAEGGEVIIYAPHIDEVSYTYGDIIDEVGYHCRDFFVKQWERYKHYPHGVLAHSTHLRGLGTYDAATGVETPRIKVTLASGIPADRCQRIGLGYLDPHSINLDDWVDKEDQGILVVPRAGEMLYRIKKQ
- a CDS encoding sugar kinase; its protein translation is MNQYGLNIKETGALDFVSLGALVNRLDPGVIPFRKATQCQIHVSGGEFNCAANLADCFGLKTGIVTAMVDYPIGDLIAERVKAMGVKPFYKRFAHNGVNGPNMATVYSDQGFGVRPPVVFYNRCNEAAAQLKPGDFNWDEIFAGGVRWFHSGGIFAALSETTGQVIIEGMKAAKAAGAVVSFDLNYREKLWSIWGGQGAAQSVLCEIMNYVDVLVGNEEDMQLGLGVSGPQVEKTSKLDPRTFIDIIGEVVSLFPGIKVVTTTLREVKNTMQHSWSAVAWINGQTYIAPTCDLVVYDRVGGGDGFASGVFYGLLTGEDEQQAVNLGWAHGALLTTFPGDTTMASVEQVKAFASGGSARIQR
- the iolG gene encoding inositol 2-dehydrogenase; the protein is MSEKINIAVIGTGRMGSVHVGNLVNRIPEANLVALCDIKLDVVQAVAKQWEIKRAVQHYQDLLEDKAIEAVLIATSTDTHAEILKDCANAGKHIFCEKPLALDLNEIDEALSVVEQAGVKLQVGFNRRFDKNFRQVRQIVKSGELGRPCLLKITNRDPALPSLEFLRASGGLFLDMTIHDFDMARFQIGEVDEVYATGSVLIDEALKEFGDLDTAVISLKFKDGTLGSIDNSRQAVYGYDQRVEVFCLNGTAMAENETEHTVAKGNLEGFHTARVEAFFMQRYGPCYVEEVREFLRCVRDDQPVPVSGEDGRQAVVLGYAAWKSFHENRPVKVSEIAG
- a CDS encoding FAD-binding protein, which encodes MLNINHDRCTRCKICIGNCPFGALSIVDGFLEVSSACTLCGACVNVCPFEALHIERKQIDAEELRKYKGVFVWAELENGKPRKVVLELLGKGRELADQLGQELSAVIIAAETNFDPADLGNYGADRVILCQHKFLDTYSTEGYTQALSAVIASEMPSVVLYGATPHGRDLAPRVAARLRLGLTADCTRLSIDDDGQLVQTRPAFGGNIMASIITPHTRPQTATVRPNVFPALEPDPSRLAEVVEFPLTMSRAAIRTRLVQSENLDADDQVGIADARIIVSGGRGMGKAANLEMLKTLADQLGGTTAGSRIIVEQGWIPHTHQVGQSGTTVGPQLYIAAGISGAVQHLVGMSASKTVIAINKDPEAPILNVADLGIVGDALEIIPILNQMIEDDRNKNS
- a CDS encoding electron transfer flavoprotein subunit beta/FixA family protein; the protein is MKKIVVCVKQVPEVTDVQVDPTTGTLLREGVQSILNPFCEYALDHAARIKQADADIEVIAICMGPPQAEDALRRCLELGADRAILLTDRKFAGADTWATAYTLAEVIRQLIPDFTLILAGKQAIDGDTAQVGPEIAEILGLPQITYGTNVNLTADGRRVQVKREAEHGIEVLDAALPALVTITKGETQRRAPSLDAVIDAHRKNIEIITAGDLSLDEEKLGLKGSYTQVVKVFPPPTKKDSRVLKDLEPAEAAREIFSFLKENHFLENNRSGAK
- a CDS encoding FAD-binding oxidoreductase, whose product is MHTIISQPASRADFKTVKRIDGYEAIKTDYPIYLTDESKLVSTDANHLFIPRDEAELVAVIQAMSAQSIPITIAGSRTGLVGGSVPACGAIVSLERFDRVESLFFDEDHQEWVLRAGAYVSLKSLEAMLKSKRFPDLEKTEDASVRRSYERFKADADTYLYPPDPTEMSASLGGSVVTNASGARTFRFGATRNWVRGLRVVLANGEFIDIPRGKYFASEEGTFEIVNTAGERRTLTIPDYRLPETKCAAGFFTAPGMDLIDLFIGSEGVLGIVTQVDVALIKSEPKISIVQFLEDDYQAVRLTASLRSDQRIKLDFLEFYSGNALNLLRRVQAEAPSTVNMPPIPDEARSALFFELNYDSQSNNDHLVLLQEIIRQHGADPALSWAAHEPRELERFKVFRHLLPETVNSIIAERKKSIPKLHKLGTDLAVPDDHLMDIWTHYQENCDALNLEWVAFGHIGNNHIHVNILPRSIEELNQGLELYQLFAQKAVEWGGAVSAEHGIGKIKQNFLALMFTPEQISQMQHVKAVFDPDYLLNPGDLFPCEVCA
- the iolO gene encoding 5-keto-L-gluconate epimerase, giving the protein MKLSMVVTAQQTQFAAATFSGDLHHNLSVLKQMGYTGAELAIRDPKQIDLPSLSALVSELGLAVPAIGTGQAWNDEGLSFTASDPSIRQAAIERIKSHLPLAAHFDAVVIIGLIRGVLKPGDSHEQAMEWLRSALKDCSQAAEDAGVRLALEPINRYETSLINTVAQGMDLIDAVGSQNFGLLLDTFHMNIEEPIIEDSLRLCNERIFHFHVADSNRWSPGSGHLDFPSILRTLIDTGYSGFISGEFLPLPDVHTAGEKNLAYLKPILEDIYGNLSG
- the iolM gene encoding scyllo-inosose 3-dehydrogenase, whose protein sequence is MKEKMQGVTLIADWDPKPGFKLGPKDIEGRQTYLGSQVWRNPRIEIREYDIPVPGDDEVLIEVKACGICGSDVHMAQAEADGYIFYPGLTGFPSILGHELSGVVVEAGKNAYDKNTNKPYKGGEEVTTEEMLWCGSCKPCADGWPNHCERLDEIGFNVHGAFTKYLVVPARTLWSLEPLKERYPEDKLFLAGSLVEPTCVAYNAVIERGGGIRPGDRAVVLGGGPVGLAACAILKRAGASKVIISETQEDRGKMALKLGADYHINPLNEDFAETVLELTNGMGADLFMEATGLPEVVYPDIEKVIWEGRTLNSKVVVTARAEAKMPVTGEVLQVRRASIIGAQGHSGHGTFPRVIDCMADGMDMTLISTKQISLAEVPENIIQLQTDRSQCKVTYLANL